A window from Kovacikia minuta CCNUW1 encodes these proteins:
- a CDS encoding sensor histidine kinase: MNVLQKAFSSKNHHWRLRWLIAGTFAIVFMLEYSTPPDYVFGYLYIGPILLANSRLSRVATFQITLVASLLTLTNVWLPPNKSIGVSTLASRLIAVMALAVTGLLSDRIRRSEEAIAQQKAQIRAQEQLNRMREDFVSTLTHDLKTPLLGAIETIKAFQRGEFGAVTAAQQKVLEMMTRSHRTSLQMVETLLDVYRNDSEGLRLNLQLVDLAVLAEDAIATLQELAANRRVHLSVSFADSDFRHALWVEGDPLQLQRVFANLITNSINHSPRGGKVAIILESQPNHQVVKVLDEGPGITSDELPHLFERFYQGASDRQAKGSGLGLYLTRQIIEAHKGSLWAENHVPQGALFGFRLPVAVKPG; this comes from the coding sequence TTGAACGTCCTTCAGAAGGCATTTTCAAGCAAAAATCATCATTGGCGTCTGCGCTGGCTCATTGCGGGCACATTTGCGATCGTCTTCATGCTGGAGTATTCCACCCCGCCTGATTATGTGTTTGGCTATCTTTATATCGGTCCAATTTTGCTGGCAAACTCGCGCCTGAGTCGGGTGGCTACATTTCAAATCACATTGGTAGCATCTCTTTTAACCCTGACAAATGTATGGTTGCCGCCAAACAAATCGATTGGGGTGTCAACCCTGGCAAGTCGGTTGATTGCAGTCATGGCACTAGCGGTAACTGGGCTATTGAGCGATCGGATTCGCCGCAGTGAGGAAGCGATCGCCCAGCAAAAAGCCCAAATTCGCGCGCAGGAGCAACTCAACCGGATGCGGGAAGATTTTGTCTCGACCCTCACCCATGACCTAAAAACTCCCCTTTTGGGAGCCATTGAAACCATCAAAGCATTTCAGAGAGGAGAGTTTGGGGCTGTTACGGCTGCCCAGCAAAAGGTTTTGGAAATGATGACCCGCAGCCATCGAACCAGCCTGCAAATGGTAGAAACGCTGCTAGATGTCTATCGCAACGACTCTGAAGGGCTGCGCCTCAATCTGCAACTGGTGGATCTGGCAGTGCTTGCCGAAGATGCCATCGCAACCCTGCAAGAACTGGCTGCCAATCGTCGGGTGCATCTCAGTGTCAGCTTTGCCGACTCGGATTTTCGCCACGCCCTCTGGGTCGAGGGCGATCCACTCCAGTTACAACGAGTGTTTGCCAACCTGATTACCAATAGCATCAATCACTCCCCCAGGGGCGGCAAAGTTGCCATCATTTTGGAGTCCCAACCGAACCATCAGGTGGTTAAAGTCCTGGATGAAGGACCGGGTATCACAAGCGATGAACTGCCCCATCTGTTTGAGCGGTTTTATCAGGGAGCCAGCGATCGCCAGGCAAAAGGGTCTGGTTTGGGACTCTACCTGACCCGCCAGATCATCGAAGCGCACAAAGGCTCATTGTGGGCAGAAAACCACGTTCCCCAGGGCGCTCTGTTCGGGTTTCGGCTTCCGGTTGCAGTCAAACCGGGGTAG
- the kdpA gene encoding potassium-transporting ATPase subunit KdpA, with protein MLQGWIQIALTLLIIVAITPFFGRYIARIFLEQKTFLDPILNPVERFLYTLMGVQARENMTGWQYTRAILYSNLVMGLLIFFMIANQGWLPLNPTGVAAPTWDTVLHTTISFITNTNQQHYSGETYMSYASQMLGLGYHMFTSAGTGIAVGIAFIRGLTGRPLGNFYVDLIKSIIRILLPISIVGAIVLMAAGIPETLSGPVVIPTLEDPAISQAIARGPVAHYEIIKELGENGGGFFAINSAHPFENPSGLTNLIQLVAILSIPTSLIYAYGIFANNLKQAWLVYSIPLIILIGFVIATAIAEYQGNPAVNALLGSAQPNLEGKEVRFGWAQSALYAVITTASMCGAVNSLHDSFMPNGGFSTLSNMFLQIVFGGQGTGTAYLFAYLILAVFVTGLMVGRTPEFLGRKIEKREVVLASFLILLVHPIAILIPGAIALAFPDQLAGISNPGFHGLSQVIYEYASAAANNGSGFEGLGDSQPSPIAIAGGAAPTVTALWWNLSACFSLLAGRYIPIGALLLLADSMSRKQPVPMTTGTLRTNTALFTGVTAGVILILGALEFFPVLALGPIAEAFQIAKNIG; from the coding sequence ATGCTACAAGGATGGATTCAAATTGCATTAACGCTGCTGATTATAGTAGCGATTACACCCTTTTTTGGGCGATACATCGCCCGGATATTCCTGGAGCAGAAGACCTTCCTCGACCCGATTTTGAATCCGGTTGAACGGTTTCTGTACACCCTGATGGGAGTCCAGGCGAGGGAAAACATGACGGGTTGGCAGTACACACGCGCAATCCTGTACAGCAACCTGGTCATGGGTTTGCTGATCTTTTTCATGATTGCGAATCAGGGCTGGTTGCCCCTCAATCCAACTGGTGTGGCTGCCCCAACCTGGGATACCGTTCTGCACACCACCATCTCATTCATCACGAATACCAACCAGCAGCATTATTCGGGTGAAACCTATATGAGTTATGCCAGCCAAATGTTGGGGTTGGGCTATCACATGTTCACCTCGGCGGGCACGGGGATTGCGGTGGGAATTGCGTTTATTCGTGGCTTAACGGGTAGACCCCTGGGTAATTTCTATGTGGATTTAATCAAATCCATTATCCGGATCTTGCTGCCCATTAGCATTGTGGGGGCGATCGTGTTGATGGCGGCGGGCATCCCTGAGACCCTATCGGGGCCGGTTGTGATCCCTACCCTGGAAGATCCGGCAATCAGTCAGGCGATCGCTCGTGGTCCGGTTGCCCACTATGAAATCATCAAGGAATTAGGAGAAAACGGCGGTGGCTTTTTTGCGATCAATTCAGCGCACCCATTTGAGAACCCCAGTGGATTAACAAATTTGATTCAACTGGTGGCAATTCTGTCGATTCCGACCTCTCTAATTTACGCCTATGGCATTTTTGCTAATAACCTGAAGCAAGCCTGGTTGGTGTATTCGATTCCGCTGATCATTTTGATTGGCTTTGTCATCGCTACCGCGATCGCAGAGTATCAGGGAAATCCGGCGGTGAATGCACTGTTGGGCAGCGCTCAGCCAAACCTGGAGGGTAAGGAAGTCCGATTTGGCTGGGCGCAATCTGCCCTGTATGCCGTAATTACCACTGCCAGTATGTGTGGCGCAGTCAATAGCCTGCACGATTCCTTCATGCCCAATGGCGGATTTTCGACCCTATCGAATATGTTTCTCCAAATTGTTTTTGGCGGACAGGGCACCGGAACGGCGTATTTGTTTGCCTATCTGATTCTGGCAGTATTTGTCACCGGGTTGATGGTCGGACGCACCCCCGAATTTTTGGGACGCAAGATCGAAAAGCGGGAGGTGGTGCTTGCCAGTTTCCTGATTTTGCTGGTTCACCCGATCGCCATTCTCATTCCCGGTGCAATTGCCCTGGCATTCCCCGACCAACTGGCAGGAATCAGCAATCCTGGCTTCCACGGGCTATCCCAGGTGATTTACGAATACGCTTCAGCAGCGGCAAACAACGGTTCCGGGTTTGAAGGCTTGGGAGATTCCCAACCTTCCCCGATCGCCATTGCTGGGGGCGCTGCACCAACGGTGACTGCCCTCTGGTGGAATCTCAGCGCTTGCTTCAGTTTGCTGGCAGGGCGATATATCCCGATTGGGGCGCTGTTGTTGCTGGCAGATAGTATGTCCCGCAAACAACCCGTACCAATGACAACCGGAACACTGCGCACCAACACCGCCCTGTTTACCGGAGTCACCGCTGGCGTGATTTTGATCCTCGGCGCACTGGAATTCTTCCCCGTCCTGGCATTGGGGCCGATCGCAGAAGCCTTTCAGATTGCGAAAAACATTGGGTAG
- a CDS encoding HAD-IC family P-type ATPase has protein sequence MQTQKDSSTSSPRPPRTPGGTRDARKHTLKVDRSGLYQRAIRESFSKLDPRIQVRNPVMFVVWVGTIVTLLVTIDPTLFGSVPADLGQQRLLNGLITLILFFTIVFANFAEAVAEGRGKAQADALRSTRSDTIARKLLPNGSVQEVSSTELRRGDQVKVVAGDMIPADGEVIAGVASVDESAITGESAPVLKQPGTDIASSVTGGTRILSDELVLKVTSDPGQGFIDRMIALVEGAERTKTPNEIALTVLLAVLTLVFLIVVATMPPLANYVQAPTTIAILISLLVALIPTTIGGLLSAIGIAGMDRVAQFNVIATSGRAVEACGDINTLVLDKTGTITLGTPSGRRVYSC, from the coding sequence ATGCAAACCCAAAAGGATTCTTCTACATCTTCCCCCCGCCCGCCCCGAACTCCGGGGGGCACCCGCGACGCTCGTAAACACACCCTCAAGGTGGATAGGAGCGGGTTATATCAAAGAGCGATTCGAGAGTCATTCAGCAAGCTTGATCCACGCATCCAGGTGAGAAACCCGGTAATGTTTGTGGTCTGGGTGGGAACGATCGTCACCTTGCTGGTCACGATCGACCCGACGTTATTTGGGTCAGTTCCAGCCGATCTGGGTCAACAACGCCTGCTGAATGGGCTGATTACGCTGATCCTATTTTTCACCATTGTGTTTGCCAATTTTGCCGAAGCGGTTGCTGAGGGGCGTGGCAAAGCCCAGGCAGACGCTTTACGATCGACGAGATCGGACACGATCGCCCGCAAACTTTTACCGAACGGCTCGGTTCAAGAAGTCAGTTCAACGGAGTTGCGGCGGGGCGATCAGGTCAAGGTGGTTGCCGGGGACATGATTCCGGCAGATGGAGAGGTGATTGCGGGGGTTGCATCCGTCGATGAATCGGCAATCACGGGTGAATCGGCTCCGGTTTTGAAACAACCCGGTACCGACATTGCCAGTTCGGTAACAGGCGGTACTCGCATTCTCTCCGATGAGCTAGTTCTCAAAGTCACCTCCGATCCAGGTCAGGGCTTTATTGACCGGATGATTGCCCTGGTGGAAGGGGCAGAACGCACCAAAACCCCGAATGAAATTGCGTTGACGGTGCTGCTGGCCGTGCTGACGCTGGTCTTTTTGATTGTGGTCGCAACCATGCCACCGCTGGCGAACTATGTGCAGGCTCCAACGACGATCGCCATTTTGATCTCGCTGCTGGTGGCATTGATTCCCACCACGATCGGAGGGTTGCTGAGTGCAATTGGGATTGCGGGGATGGATCGGGTGGCGCAGTTTAATGTGATTGCCACCTCTGGTCGGGCAGTAGAAGCCTGCGGCGACATCAACACCCTGGTGCTCGACAAAACCGGCACGATTACCCTGGGCACACCGTCTGGCAGACGAGTTTATTCCTGTTAA
- the kdpB gene encoding potassium-transporting ATPase subunit KdpB codes for MEVVAEVALAASVFDETPEGKSIARLAEKYRASMNFDLKNAEGVEFSARTRMSGTNLPDGREVRKGAVDAIKGFVRSRGGTVPPQLDEAYERVSRLGGTPLAVCQDQDIYGVIYLKDMVKPGLRERFDQLRRMGVKTIMLTGDNRITASVIAQEAGVDDFIAEATPEDKIDVIRKEQSEGKLVAMTGDGTNDAPALAQANVGLAMNSGTQAAKEAANMVDLDSDPTKLIDLVTIGKQLLITRGALTTFSIANDIAKYFAIIPTIFAAAGIGALNIMGLKSPQSAVISALIYNALIIPALIPLALKGVQFRPLTADQLLRRNILIYGAGGVIAPFIAIKLIDVLIPLS; via the coding sequence ATGGAAGTGGTTGCCGAGGTTGCTCTGGCTGCCAGCGTGTTTGACGAGACCCCAGAGGGCAAGTCGATCGCCCGCCTGGCGGAAAAATATCGAGCCAGCATGAACTTTGATCTTAAAAACGCTGAAGGAGTCGAATTTTCTGCGCGAACCCGCATGAGTGGGACGAACCTACCCGATGGGCGAGAAGTGCGTAAGGGCGCAGTGGATGCGATCAAAGGGTTTGTCCGATCGCGGGGAGGAACCGTTCCCCCTCAACTGGACGAAGCCTATGAGCGCGTATCCCGTTTGGGCGGAACCCCCCTGGCGGTTTGTCAGGATCAGGATATCTACGGGGTGATTTACCTTAAGGATATGGTCAAACCCGGTCTGAGAGAGCGCTTCGACCAACTGCGACGGATGGGAGTGAAAACCATCATGCTCACAGGCGACAACCGGATCACCGCTTCCGTCATCGCCCAGGAAGCAGGCGTGGATGACTTTATTGCCGAAGCAACCCCCGAAGACAAAATCGATGTGATTCGCAAAGAGCAGTCGGAAGGGAAACTGGTTGCCATGACCGGGGACGGCACCAACGACGCCCCCGCACTGGCACAGGCAAACGTGGGGCTGGCAATGAATTCGGGTACCCAGGCAGCCAAAGAAGCCGCCAACATGGTGGATCTGGATTCTGACCCGACCAAGTTAATTGACCTGGTGACGATCGGCAAACAACTTCTGATTACCCGTGGCGCACTGACCACCTTTTCGATCGCCAACGACATCGCCAAATACTTTGCCATTATTCCCACCATTTTTGCCGCCGCAGGCATTGGCGCACTCAACATCATGGGACTCAAAAGCCCGCAATCTGCGGTCATTTCAGCCCTAATCTACAACGCTTTGATTATTCCCGCCCTGATTCCACTGGCATTAAAAGGCGTCCAATTCCGCCCCCTGACCGCCGATCAACTCCTGCGCCGCAACATTCTGATCTACGGCGCTGGCGGAGTGATTGCCCCCTTCATTGCCATCAAGCTGATTGATGTCCTGATTCCCCTCTCCTGA
- a CDS encoding potassium-transporting ATPase subunit F, with amino-acid sequence MKLTPLQSKVPSAQLPLQIIETLIDMLSEWRRQKLPLYLFLGLCFNLVLAPAVFAATGGDLTRTQAYWLAALGLVTVALAIYLFFVMFVPERF; translated from the coding sequence ATGAAACTAACGCCTCTCCAAAGCAAGGTGCCGTCGGCTCAACTGCCGCTCCAAATCATCGAAACTCTGATCGACATGCTCTCTGAATGGCGCAGACAAAAGCTTCCCCTCTATCTGTTTTTGGGACTGTGCTTCAACCTGGTGCTGGCACCCGCCGTCTTTGCCGCCACCGGAGGCGATTTGACTCGTACCCAGGCGTACTGGTTAGCCGCCCTTGGTCTAGTCACCGTTGCCCTGGCGATCTACCTCTTCTTCGTCATGTTTGTACCAGAGAGGTTTTAG
- the kdpC gene encoding K(+)-transporting ATPase subunit C, which produces MTFSREISRAVRSTLVLWVITAIVYPFVMIAIGQIAFPVQANGSLISRTGAYTTNPREAVGSALIGQPFTSDRYFNSRPSTTSYSTADPKKDDAGVLKTGVSGASNLAPSNPALLDRIKGKSDPDPSKAIAGDLPRLQKAGVKPTADLVYTSGSSLDPHITPEAAKAQIARVAKTRNLDANQLEILITQNTDDRFLGIFGEPGVNVLKLNLALDALKPNS; this is translated from the coding sequence ATGACTTTCTCCCGCGAAATTTCCAGAGCCGTTCGATCGACCCTTGTTCTTTGGGTAATTACGGCGATCGTTTATCCCTTTGTGATGATTGCGATTGGGCAAATTGCGTTTCCGGTGCAGGCAAATGGTAGCCTGATTAGCCGCACGGGCGCTTACACAACCAATCCCCGTGAAGCCGTTGGCAGTGCCTTAATCGGGCAGCCGTTTACCAGCGATCGCTACTTTAACAGCCGCCCCAGCACCACCAGCTACAGCACCGCCGACCCCAAGAAAGATGATGCCGGGGTTCTTAAAACGGGCGTATCCGGTGCCAGCAACCTGGCTCCCAGCAACCCGGCATTGTTAGATCGGATCAAGGGCAAGTCCGATCCTGACCCCAGTAAGGCGATCGCAGGTGACCTGCCCCGACTGCAAAAAGCAGGCGTTAAACCAACGGCTGATTTGGTTTACACCTCTGGTTCCAGCCTCGACCCCCACATCACCCCTGAAGCCGCTAAAGCACAAATTGCCCGCGTCGCCAAAACTCGTAATCTTGATGCGAACCAGCTTGAGATTTTGATTACGCAAAACACCGACGATCGGTTTCTGGGAATCTTTGGCGAACCCGGCGTCAACGTGCTCAAACTCAACCTGGCTCTCGATGCTTTGAAACCAAACAGTTAA
- a CDS encoding universal stress protein, with amino-acid sequence MDTPTPAPLESLYIRPARRGKHKIFIGMAPGVGKTYKMLEEGHRLRQEGTDVVIGLLETHSRQGTAQKAIGLELVPRKEVTCAGITLTEMDTDALIARQPQLALIDELAHTNVPGSEREKRYQDVELVLAAGIDVFSTVNIQHLESLNDLVARITGVVVRERIPDRLLDEADEVVVIDVTPETLEERLIDGKIYAPEKIDQSLQNFFQRRNLIALRELALREIADNVEEDALEDATSSTQASYCNIHERVLVCVSTYPNALQLVRRGARIAGYMHAPFYCLFVDDPDRFLTKQESLHIETCERLCKEFGGNFIRITGTDKASVIAQIAQTYHITQIVIGESQTSRWQMLLRGSLTQKLLRSLKHIDVHIIATDKESN; translated from the coding sequence ATGGATACCCCCACCCCCGCTCCCCTCGAAAGCCTCTACATCCGTCCTGCCCGTCGGGGTAAGCACAAAATTTTTATTGGCATGGCTCCCGGTGTCGGCAAAACCTACAAAATGCTGGAAGAAGGGCACCGACTCCGCCAGGAAGGAACGGATGTGGTGATTGGTCTGCTGGAAACCCATAGTCGGCAAGGAACTGCCCAAAAGGCGATCGGGCTGGAACTGGTACCCCGCAAGGAAGTGACCTGCGCTGGAATTACCCTGACGGAAATGGACACGGATGCCCTCATCGCCCGCCAACCCCAACTGGCGTTGATTGATGAACTGGCGCACACGAATGTCCCCGGTTCGGAGCGGGAAAAGCGTTATCAAGATGTGGAATTGGTTCTGGCAGCGGGGATTGATGTGTTTTCAACGGTGAATATTCAGCATCTCGAAAGCCTGAACGATCTGGTTGCCAGAATTACCGGGGTGGTGGTGCGGGAACGCATTCCCGATCGCCTGTTGGATGAAGCCGATGAGGTGGTTGTAATTGATGTGACGCCGGAAACTCTGGAGGAGCGGCTGATCGATGGCAAAATCTACGCGCCTGAAAAAATCGACCAGTCCCTGCAAAATTTCTTTCAACGGCGTAACTTAATTGCCCTGCGAGAACTGGCACTGCGGGAAATTGCTGACAACGTGGAAGAAGATGCTTTGGAAGATGCCACATCCAGTACCCAGGCATCCTATTGCAACATTCACGAACGGGTACTGGTCTGCGTTTCGACCTATCCCAATGCGCTGCAACTCGTCCGACGCGGTGCCCGGATTGCGGGCTACATGCATGCCCCCTTCTACTGCCTGTTTGTGGATGACCCGGATCGGTTTTTGACTAAACAGGAAAGTTTGCACATTGAAACCTGTGAACGACTCTGTAAGGAGTTTGGCGGTAATTTTATCCGAATCACGGGCACGGACAAAGCCAGTGTGATCGCCCAGATTGCCCAAACCTACCACATCACCCAAATTGTTATTGGCGAAAGCCAAACCTCCCGCTGGCAAATGCTTTTGCGCGGCTCCCTGACCCAGAAGTTGCTGCGATCGCTGAAACATATCGATGTCCACATCATCGCAACGGATAAGGAATCCAATTAA
- a CDS encoding cation:proton antiporter, with translation MQWSIAQQPPLSSPPVASSASGTIPELVIILIILLLIATVVALITQRLRIPYVTGLVLAGLPITELLSRRVGLDPALVLNLFLPILIFEAAINTDISRLRSTFKPISLLAGPGSIFSAAIIAAMVKYGLGLDWVPALLVGVILANTDTVSMIAVFKEIRVPSRLSTIVEGETLFNDAAALVSFNLILIVYATGSLTVVEGIKELVVVALGGSVVGGILGYLSLPVFTRLNDSLSSLLLTVALALGTFQIGQFLGVSGAVAVVVAGLIFGNLGLSRSTSASDRITLLSFWEYAGFSVNTFIFLLIGIEINPATLWRILPSILFVVLAYQLGRILSVYLLLAGIRWFDRPIPLRWQHVLFLGNIKGSLSMALALSIPLTLPGRDNIIALVFGAVLFSLVGQGLSLPWLVKQLKLSHVSERMQQAGTLQIRLIASKAAQDELDSLLKSGLLPKAVYEELWASYQTRVAKSEQILRDLYNRRQAEQLENERSELDSIRRRLLLAEKGALGDALRKRIIPEDLVQPYIKDLDQQLLKLEDD, from the coding sequence ATGCAGTGGAGTATCGCGCAACAGCCTCCCTTGAGCAGTCCTCCTGTAGCCAGTTCTGCCTCAGGGACGATTCCTGAACTGGTCATCATTTTGATCATTCTGCTGTTGATCGCAACCGTTGTTGCTCTGATAACCCAGCGGTTAAGAATTCCCTACGTTACAGGATTAGTTTTGGCGGGGTTGCCGATTACTGAGCTATTATCCCGTCGAGTTGGTTTAGATCCAGCCCTGGTGTTGAATCTTTTTCTACCCATTCTGATCTTTGAGGCAGCGATTAATACCGACATTAGCCGATTACGCAGCACCTTTAAGCCCATCTCACTGCTGGCTGGACCCGGTTCTATATTTTCTGCTGCCATCATCGCAGCAATGGTTAAATATGGGCTTGGTTTAGATTGGGTTCCAGCATTATTAGTTGGAGTCATTCTGGCAAATACAGATACCGTTTCCATGATTGCGGTTTTTAAGGAAATCCGTGTACCATCTCGACTTTCTACAATTGTTGAAGGGGAAACCCTATTTAACGATGCGGCAGCTCTGGTTTCGTTCAATTTGATTTTGATTGTTTACGCTACGGGTTCTCTTACAGTTGTAGAGGGAATAAAAGAACTCGTTGTGGTCGCTTTGGGTGGCAGTGTTGTGGGAGGCATTCTAGGTTATTTGAGCCTTCCCGTATTTACCCGACTGAATGATTCATTGAGCAGTCTCTTACTGACCGTTGCACTTGCTTTGGGAACATTTCAGATAGGGCAGTTTTTGGGTGTATCTGGCGCAGTCGCAGTTGTTGTTGCCGGATTAATCTTTGGAAATTTAGGGCTTTCTCGCAGCACTTCTGCGTCCGATCGCATCACGCTTCTCAGCTTCTGGGAATATGCGGGTTTCAGCGTTAATACATTTATTTTTCTGCTGATTGGTATTGAGATTAATCCTGCGACGCTTTGGAGAATTTTGCCAAGTATTCTGTTTGTGGTTTTGGCTTATCAACTGGGTCGCATTCTTTCGGTCTATTTGTTGTTAGCTGGGATCAGGTGGTTCGATCGTCCAATTCCTCTCCGTTGGCAGCACGTTCTGTTTTTGGGAAACATCAAAGGTTCGCTCTCAATGGCATTGGCGTTGAGTATTCCACTCACGCTGCCAGGACGAGACAACATTATTGCGCTAGTCTTTGGGGCAGTTCTGTTCTCTCTGGTTGGGCAGGGGTTAAGTTTACCCTGGCTTGTCAAGCAGTTGAAACTCAGTCATGTTTCTGAACGCATGCAGCAGGCGGGGACGTTACAGATTCGGCTGATCGCTTCCAAAGCAGCTCAAGATGAACTGGATAGCCTGCTGAAATCAGGTTTGCTGCCAAAGGCAGTTTATGAGGAGTTGTGGGCATCCTATCAGACGCGAGTGGCAAAGTCTGAACAAATTTTGCGCGATCTCTACAATCGCCGTCAGGCAGAGCAATTGGAAAATGAGCGCAGTGAACTGGACTCTATTCGACGACGATTGCTCTTAGCAGAAAAAGGGGCGCTCGGCGATGCACTTCGTAAACGAATTATTCCAGAAGATCTGGTTCAACCATACATTAAAGATTTGGACCAACAACTTCTAAAGTTGGAAGATGATTAG
- a CDS encoding 4-hydroxy-3-methylbut-2-enyl diphosphate reductase encodes MDTKAFKRSLNSSENYHRKGFGHEAEVATQLQSEYQSPLIQQIRNNNFTLQRGEVTIRLAEAFGFCWGVERAVAMAYETRQHFPTQRLWITNEIIHNPSVNQRLREMEVNFISLVDGQKDFSGVEAGDVVILPAFGASVQEMQLLNDRGCTIVDTTCPWVSKVWNTVEKHKKVDYTSIIHGKYNHEETVATSSFAGSYLIVLNLQEAEYVANYILNGGDKAEFMRKFSRACSTGFDPDRDLERIGIANQTTMLKGETEEIGKLFEHTMMRKYGPDQLNQHFLSFNTICDATQERQDAMFSLVEEPLDLMIVIGGYNSSNTTHLQEIAIEHNIPSYHIDSADRIRSGDQIQHKPLNRDLEVTENWLPKGSVVIGITSGASTPDKIVEDVVEKIFELKAIAAVSN; translated from the coding sequence ATGGATACGAAAGCTTTTAAGCGATCGCTGAATAGCTCGGAAAATTACCACCGCAAAGGGTTTGGGCATGAAGCCGAGGTTGCCACCCAGTTGCAGTCGGAATATCAAAGCCCGCTGATTCAGCAAATTCGCAATAACAACTTTACCTTGCAACGGGGAGAGGTAACGATTCGCTTAGCCGAAGCCTTTGGGTTTTGCTGGGGGGTAGAGCGTGCCGTGGCAATGGCCTATGAAACCCGGCAGCACTTTCCAACACAGCGCCTCTGGATTACGAATGAAATTATCCATAATCCTTCCGTTAACCAGCGATTGCGGGAAATGGAAGTCAATTTTATTTCGTTAGTTGATGGACAAAAAGACTTCTCTGGGGTGGAGGCAGGGGATGTGGTAATTCTGCCTGCATTTGGAGCCAGTGTGCAGGAAATGCAACTGCTCAATGATCGCGGTTGTACGATCGTCGATACCACCTGTCCCTGGGTGTCTAAGGTTTGGAACACCGTGGAAAAACATAAAAAGGTTGACTATACCTCAATTATCCACGGCAAGTACAACCACGAAGAGACGGTTGCTACCAGTTCCTTTGCAGGTAGCTACCTGATTGTGCTGAATCTGCAAGAAGCGGAATACGTTGCCAACTACATCCTCAATGGAGGAGACAAGGCAGAATTCATGCGTAAATTTAGCCGTGCCTGCTCCACTGGGTTTGACCCCGATCGCGATCTGGAACGAATTGGAATTGCCAACCAGACCACCATGCTGAAGGGTGAAACTGAGGAGATTGGCAAACTGTTTGAACATACGATGATGCGGAAGTATGGTCCTGACCAGTTGAATCAGCACTTCCTCAGTTTTAATACCATCTGCGATGCCACCCAGGAACGGCAGGATGCGATGTTTAGCCTGGTGGAAGAACCCCTGGACTTGATGATAGTGATTGGCGGCTACAACTCTTCCAATACCACCCACTTGCAGGAAATTGCGATCGAACACAACATTCCCTCCTATCACATCGATAGCGCCGATCGCATCCGCTCCGGTGACCAGATCCAGCACAAACCCCTGAACCGCGATCTGGAAGTCACCGAAAACTGGTTACCCAAAGGTTCCGTTGTAATTGGCATTACCTCTGGCGCATCCACTCCCGACAAGATTGTGGAGGATGTAGTGGAGAAAATATTTGAACTGAAGGCGATCGCGGCAGTTTCCAATTAG